Below is a window of Ctenopharyngodon idella isolate HZGC_01 chromosome 7, HZGC01, whole genome shotgun sequence DNA.
acactgataaaaataccactttattggtatttaaatagGCTTATGTTGAAATTATTCTTGGCACTGTTTTAAGCAGTATATAAAAAGTGTTTCTGTTGTTTCATGAAAACATCTAAAAACATCTGTGCATTTGACAAATACTGCATCTAATCCACTCTTTGTCTGTGATAAAGTACGCAAACAACACGCGCACATCGCTAAGGaaagcagaaagtgtccgacttGACGGCTCCGTTTTTAATTCCATCCCCGACTACAAGCGGCAAATCGCGCCGATCGATCTGCGCAGCACCGCGtgaagtcgaacacacctaatgaatgagtcattgaatcttttaattcaactgattcattcaggaacgaaacaTGTCGCTGTTTGCGgagttttttaaatatgtgcactatattgcatatttattatatttttactcttatatcattaaaaatgttattacattattataaaaattgtcattatattaaatgtgtaagaattaattaattttaacctttaatattaatatcagtTTAATATCAGATATTTAGCCatatgaatcaatactgaatcaAGATATGAACCTAATCGCAAGCTTATGAGTCAAATATCACCTACCACCCATGCAACCCCATTCATAATTCTCACTCCAAGCTAAACTCAAAAGTTGGCAGCCCTTCCTAAACCTAACCAATAGTGTGAGAAAAAGCAAACGAGATAAAAAACGCATTTGCTGAAGCAAtgatgccattttagcttgcttctacaggtctttgagctcttttatagTGACTCGTGTTTCACCGCATCGCAAAGTGAATGTTGTACCAAGTGAGctactgagcaagtttactGCATCAGAAAAGCCACACATATGGAGCTAAGTGATGCAAACATCAAAAtatattagtttacaaatcaagTACTATGGTAAAGATGTTTTCAGGTCATTACATAGTATTGTGTAAGGAACTGCGCAAAAATAAGCCTTTATAAATGGATAACgtgcccctgtaatcataatctGTGTGAAAAGGAAACAcatttgttggtgttttactgccatttTTCCAATCATTTTGCCATAGTAGATAATCTGTGTGTTCTGTTCATAGACAAAAATGTCATGCTGTGCACagtatacatactgtatactgcAGAAACAGCAAGAGTCGTATGCTAGTGTGCTCTTCCGAACATAGccgctctctttctcttctcaaTTTCATGCTTGTATGCCAGTGTATTTCAGCGCTAGCCAACTCTGCTGGCACGCTACCTAGTAAAACAGGTAAGCTCAGTGGCATCGAAAAAAAAGTTGGCTAATGCTGAATCAAACGAGTACTCAAGCAATTTATCTTCATCAGATCCCCCTCTCAGTCATTCATCCaagttgtttttctctctctacaCGTTACTAATGCGGACGCTAAGCTGGTCTCGGGCACGCCCCCTGTCTCGCCCCCTTTCCTCCCGGTAGCTCTCCTCCAATCGCATCTTCTCCATATCCGCCCCTTGGTCTCCACTGCCATTGCCTTGATGGCCTTGCGGCGACTGTGTGTTGGGAGGCGGGGATTGTTTAAAAAGGGGCGGGGTCTTGGTCTTGGCAACCTTGTCAAAAAAGGCAAAATCAGCTACATACTTTCCGGATGGGGAGAGGGAGACGACAGGAGGAAACTCGTAGCCCCACAGGATCTCGTCGGGCAGGTAGGAGGTGCGGACCTGGCAGGTGGCCGAGGTCGGCTCTACGGTAGCGCTCATGATAACAAGCAATTCAAAGTCAGCCAGCTCCGGATCCGTCCACCCACCACCTTAGAAAGAAAGATATGTAGTTAAACAGACTTACAGTAGCATACAGTATAATTCATcccatgttgttctaaacctgtatgaatttctttcagcATGGAGAATGAAAATGTGGTGCAGCTCTCAAATCATAAGCAAACTTGCTCTGTCATATTGTATAGTTTTAGGGTAGTtttttgggacttttttttttggatcctAACAGTTTCTGGATGAATTATTCTTTTGTTACTCGCCAAGCCCTTTACAATAAAATTTGACTCATCATGTACACACTTTGCATCAAAAGAGACAGCAGCAATACATGCAGATATACACAATTCAGAAAAATCATATTATGTGATGGCAAGTAAGGAAACGTATGGCTCATACCAGCAGAAATACAAATGCTTTCAATCGTAAACATGCCATTCACCCactgacacacactcacaatctctcacacacacacacacacacacacacacccacctgCATCAACATCCCACATTCAGAGCAAGAGACTGTCATCTGTAAAAACAGTCTCTCCTTTAACCCAGAGCCAGTTCTGCATTCTGGGAGCAAAAAACATGGGGTTTCATaacccacaaacacacaagatcACTTCATCATGCTCACAAACATTTGGCAAAGTGTGTTTCTGGAATTAATACATATTAGCACACaaatgtgtcactttcaaaTATATCCAAgtaaaagtatttggacacttaagtcacacttataaatgtcactgcaaatattaagtattattaattttacagAAAGATATCACAAAACATTTCAGAGATATCAGTTTAAAACAACAGATGGCAAAAGGTGTGATATTTTCTAATGTAATGACATTCAGACAGTAAGCATGACATTAAGCGTTCAAAACTGTTGCCATAGACAGAAGCTCCATATCAAATAAGCATACTGGCTAATTAATGCAAATACATTGACATGTTCATTATCAGTTTGGTGTCGTTCACATGCTGATCATGGCAGAGCTCTGCGGAAAGACCCTCAGGGGATGTCAGTGTGTTTTCTAGCAGGCATGTTGACAGCAGATCTGATGTGGCCTCTGACTGTGTCTTTGATGTGTTTGAGGAAAAGAGATActtatatatgggtcattcctTGCAGTACATTTTCAGGTCCCTCtcaaatatgatttaatatacTGAATAAAGGAAGAAAATCCTATTAGTTACATTTCTTTTATTATActataataaataagtaaacataggagtacattttaaatgacatgttttaaacATGATATTTTTGTCATGTCTCTGGATGCTGCACTAATTTGTCATGAAAAGCTGGTTATTTATTAAGATATATTTCAGTATATCAATATTTTCGCTGCATGTACAAGTaggaacattcttcaaaacatctcattttgtgttgcacagaagaaagaaagtgacAGATTtagaactacatgagggtgagtaaatgatgacagatgtCATTTTGTTTGAACATTTCTTTAACAATTTTAGTTGGAAAGCTCAATATACTGCTCTCATTTAagctagggctgcacgatattggaaaaaaactGGTATTGTGAGATTTTGTTATATAtgaccagcatggaccagcataaaccaacTCAAACCAGCTTCCCAGCTtcaaccagcatatgctggtttttttcaacagggatgatgttccaaacctataatgCCTGTTTTCAGACTACACAATTTTAGCCCGATTTTGCCATGATTTGCTTGACGTAGGGCATCGTGGGAATTCGTAAACGACAACGGGCGTCAGGACGCAAAATTCGATCGTTTCAGCTCGTGTAGTGTGTCATAGTGGACGACCACCAATGCCGCGTCTGCGATGCTTCACGACATCGTGACAGAAAGActagcatgtttaatttttttctcgGTCAGCCACGACGAGTTCTGTCACATGTGACACTGGCCAATAGAAGCACAGAAGCGCCTTCCTACATGCTTTCAAATATGGCATTGACAATGGCATCATTCCTGCTAGGTGGAACTTACAATGGAGGAAATGTTTGTGGAGCTATGGCAACAATACTCCAGCGTTTATGATGTTTCCTCTAGGGATTAAGTTACCGCGACAGAGTGAAAAAAGGTGAATAAAACATATGTTACCTCAGTTCTCTTTGGAGGAAATCCAAATATCCATGCAATCCAGATATGTGTCCACTTTTGGGCTTTTCTGATGACAAAACAGAGCAAAACACGCAGCTAGCCATTGTTTGTTTACGCTCACAGTACCTTCTGTCAGTCAATAGTCCCGCCTTCTCGATGATAGCACGCACGCGGTTAAAGACGGCAAGCGCTGAATGGTCGGGTGGCAATGTGTAGTCTGACTGTCCAAGGCACAACAAGATTTTAGGAGTCAAAATCGTATAATCTGACAGTGACTAACTAGTCTGAACCCGGCATAAGACTTTGgttaatcttcgaaacacaaattcagatatttttaacggaacctgagaggtttctgttTCTCCACTTGAAAGCAAAACTTAGAAGATCACTTTATACGATGAACACATCTAATTTAAGCgttcagatatttttttctatttgtgcATATGCGGTTCATATGACTTTATGCTGAGCTGTCACTGGGCTCCAGCATGCAGAGGCCCGTGTCTCTCCTCCTCAGCCCCTTACACAAACACAATGCCACATTCAGCAGAGAGGCACACTGTGTATTTAGTTTTACTATAGATTCACACACACTGTGGGCAGTGGGCACACATCCACACACGTACGTTTCACAGCCACTCATGCATTTACAGATTTATACTGTAATGCAGTGACACGCCTTCGCACACGTTTTTAAAACCGATGCCAGTTCTTCTTTGAGCTCCATTCATGTGCAAATGTGCTTCCATGGGAGCATTCTGAATAGCTAATTCTACTTCATATTAACAAATGTTATGGTCAACATACAAAACAGAGTAATTTCTGGTTTGACAAGATGACACAGGAAGTCATCAAGAGTTTCATTTGGATTAGGTAGCATTAGGCGTAAGTGGGGTCTATTAAGTATAACCCTATACTGTATAATCCGACTACAGTCAATTACACTGGGGCGATCTGGCTAGACTACAAATGCAATGAATAACAAGCACtgaggaagagagaaagaaaccCTAAACAAATACACAAGAAGATGCACATACAGGAAAAACCCACAGACGTGCGAGATAAGAGTCACATTCAGTGAATAAAGTGCAAACATGGGGACCGGAGGGTCTGATAGCTTGGGCCCTCGACAGGGTAGAGACTGGGACCGTAACTGGATCCACGACCTGCATGTCAGCACCAGGAACTGGGCTGCTTTGTGCTTCTAATGAGACGCTCTGGCACGCTCTCATACACGCATTCCAGCCAAAGAGAGAGAATGTATAAAAGAAAGAGGGAAGCTACGTCCACAGAGAAAGTGAATGGGGGTAAAAGAGGGAAAATGagatggagggagggaggaagaaagagagaatgagaaatgTAGCTCATCTGCCAATAATAGAAACCCCAAGTTCCTGTAAACACCCCCCACCCCACTAAGTCATTATTAAATTTTCTACAAGTCACACTAAATCTTTGTGTTTACTGCAGAGAGAACGTGAAATCTGCTTCTGTCTTTTAACCTCcaataattcaattaaaattatGTAGTGTTTCTCACAAAGAATTTCTATAATTCCCAAACTCCAATTCTGACATCAGAGTTACTTGCTGAAAaactggtttaagctggtcttcCTGTTTGACCAGCAGACAAATGCCAAAATCCCTTAAAAACCATCAAAACAGACCAACCTAGACAGCTTGGCCACAATGGCCAGGCTGctttaagctgttttttttcctgatttttACCCTCAAATCTCCAAAAACTGAATTAGCGTTCACTTAGTTAAtggttaaaataatttcaaacatCTTGTTTTTGATGGAGGGAGATCAGAACACCTGAGACATTTAGTCTCATCATCACTGAATTTGGAGGTTccttaataaataattacagttGCATCAAAAAACAAGCTACATTGGCTGTTGCTTGGCTGATCACTTCTGATGCTGGTTGTTTCCACTTGTTAAAGTGCTATTATTATTGCTTAAACTTAGTTAAGCCAGGTGCATACTGCacgattttggccacgatttcgatgtgagacaaattttgcaaatcctaaaagattccacTGATCCTAGGCCAAaatctttaattttttctttctaGTTTGACATGCTGACAGGTGATTAATGACCATTGCAATCAAATTTTACCTATGATTAAAATTCTGCCAGTGTCAGCACTTTTGAGCAACAGCCCTGTAGTGCGACTTGTACAACAACCATCAAATCAAAAACCAATAGGAGTGCAGAACCTGATGACAACAACAAACCACCACTTGCTCCGCACATATCAGcttcattttttattcttttcaaGAAAAGCCACAACcaattttaaaggattagttcattttccaaagaaaattaccccaagctttactcaccctcaagcaatcctaggtgtatatggcactgccattataaagtttggatgcgtcaggatatttattaatgtatctccgattgtgttcatcagaaagaataaagtcacatacacctgggatggcttgagggtgagtaaagcttggggtaattttcatttgaaagtgaactaatcctttaacgctAGAGATGGTTTTTGTTTCCTAGCCATGTAAATGTAGCTCACCAACAATAAAAACGTCAcggattgatgatgtaaaactccggacGAGTCTTCTTGCGGGCATCCACTTTTAACTAATCTTAACTGTCGTAGTCTGACATTAAAGACAATGAGATCTGtcaagcaacaatcgtaaaggactattatataTCGCACAGTGTGGCTTTAGGGATTTATGGCGTGCGattacttttctaagcaatcTGTCTTGTGATTTTCACTTGGCTGGCAATAAAACAGGCTAAAATAAAATTCCATAAACTTACACTAATAAGAGACTTACAGTGTGTTCAAGTCCACCTGGGAAGTTCGTATTAATGAGTTGGGAAGTTGTAATTATGATGTCAGGCGCTTTCAAATCACTTTGGTCAGAACAAGATGGCAATGTACATATCATATTTTGTACACGCAACTTAgctttattgtaaatgaaataaattgcatttcaaAAAATGTACCATCATCTCCATTGAGTCCACCATGTTTTCTCACAGACACACCCCCAACTTATAAACTCAGGGCTCAAAGAAAACATTTCccactcacaattatgacattGTGGTGCCGTTCATTCGCGTTCAGCTCCTAGATGCGATCTATCTGACAAGACTTGAACGCAGCATTACATTATGACTTGGGCCAGCAAGCAAaaacccagaacaccctagcaaccactaacaattccctagaaaccacctagTGCACCCTATCAACTGCATAGCATGCCCTAGCAGCCACCCGCAACACCCTAGAATCATGGCAGCAAGTTTTGCACAGGTAAACAGTAAATGCACAAATCTAGTTCACATTTACTCTCATGATTAATCAAGTCGAGGCAACATGGAAACATAAATTGAGCCACTTTGGCCAGCCACGCTATGGTGTGAAGCGTCAGTGGAAACAGTGCACCATCGTGTGCTCAAAGTGCCAGAACTCCCTGAACTTTCTGCCTGCAGCGTGACCTCAGCACTGAAACAGAGCTTCTCTGGTGTCTTTGACACCTCTCCCCACACTGCTGTTTCACGTTTCTCTCGTGCAGCACTCTATCCTCAGAGAAACTCTGCTGGAGCCGAAACACACTGTCCCTGTTCTCAGGTGTATCCTACTGACAGTTTTCATCTGCCATCATAGCTAATGCCACCTCTGCACTCCTGcacaataataaagaagctaaaATTAGTTGCAAGTTTTTCAAAGTGCTAGGAACTAAAATACGTTCATGCATTTGGCACACACTTTTATCAAATGCAACTTATATTACATTCACAGTACACATTATCCTAATCAAACCCATGCTTCACtttttgagctacaggaatcaCAAAGTTGTTGGTGTAACCCCTCCAGTTCTACTCGCACTGCAACGAGGAGGATTCAAACCAGCATTTCCTGCAAGGTGGCGGGTGCACTAAAAAGGACACAAGCTCATGGCTGGTAACCGCAATCTCTAGCGTCTGTCGCTAGGGCGCCTCTtaaggccaggggagtgaggtttacatgcacagctcttactataactccgttacactcacccccctaaacctcactcccatccgggtcacggcaccaatgtaacccctctgaTTCTACTCGCACCGCGATGAGGGGGATTCGAATCGATGTTGCCGGCATGCAATGCGGGTgcactaacaaggacactaaagactgcagtctctagAATCTATTGCTAGGGGCCTCTTGAGGCCAAGggagtgagatttacatgcacagttcttACTAGGGGGCCTCCGTACActcaccccctaaacctcactcccatccaggtcatggcaccaatgtaacccctcaggTTCTATTTGCACTACAAAGAGGGGGATTCTAAGCAGCATTCCCAGCATGAGATGCGGGTgcgctaacaaggatgctaaagactgcagtctctagcATCTGTCACTAGggcacctcttgaggccaggggagtgagatTTACACACACATCTCTTACTAGggggcctccgttacactcacacCCAGTCCACACTCCCAAttcgggtcacggcaccaatatAACCCCTCGGGTTCTACTCGCGTCGCGAAGAGGGGGATTTAAAGCAGTGTttccggcatgggaggcgggtgcACTAACAAGGACACAAGGCTGGTAACCAGATGGTTGTTGGTCCATGAGCCAATGAAGCAAGACGCCTAAGGTTGCACCAGCTGAAATGATGCCTCTTCTGTATTACATTTACACAGTTGGCAGATGCTTGACCCAAGACCTAGTTGAGCTACAATGATACCAGTTCAACTTACACTAGAAAGTAAGGAATGTGTTTTCAGATGGGACGATTCTAGGGTTAGGCTTTCATACTGCATTTTGGAATTCCAACatcataatattttattgttcCAGTAACCCCTCTAAATCTCCAAGGCTTGCATACCTTTGGCGGCCCAGGCCCGCAGTGGGCTGTTGTCATCTATGATGTGGTAGAAAGTGAGGGGCAGAATGAGGAAGGGACTGTCAGTGGAGGTATCCACTTGGAAGGCTACATTCCTCTGGTCCAGACGTACCGTCTCACCCTCTTTAGTCAGTGACGTCTGCAGGAGCTTACCTGTCACCTGACAAATCAGAGATATGATGAGTTGtacaaatacaatgaatatgaGATTCACCATTATTTCAGCAGAATTTCACAGAGAAGTGTTTACCTGGCAGCCTAGAAGGAGGCTCTTACGCATGTTAGCGACACGGATCATGAGACAAGGTCGACCCTCGTGATTTGAGACCACAGCATGCTGACTGAACTTCACCGTCTCACCACGTTTTTTCGGCCGGGCTACCTACATATCACagaataaatatgaattttaaaTCAGATATTGTTCCAGATCGGGTAATGAATTTATTTCCAGTAGGGCTGCACGGTTAATTGCAATAAAACTTGAAATCACAAAATGGCTTAGTGTAattatcaaattgcaaaggctgcaATTAAATTAAGTACATATATGCCCTGTGTTTTAGAGTTAAAAACACAAAGTAAGTACAGTTATAATCAGTAGCGGCTTTTGCTATGTTTCGCCCATTCAATTTGAAATGGGCCTCGCATCATAAGGGGCATCAATCCgcttgcttaaaaaaaaaagagcacaaAAAAGCTTGAAAATGCCCCCAAGATATATGGGGCAAAAATGTCCCTgtatgagttcttgtttttaatatttataacagGATATAGAGTGCTGTTTTCCCGAATATTagcacgattgcaaatgtgatacccaatttattttatagttcAATAATCACAAGTTAATGTTAGATGACTTTCATTTTAGACTTAGaactttgtctgtttttgtttagaGCCATTGCTTGTCTTCAAGCAACTGAATGAGTCTGTGTTTTGAAGGAATCGTTTGACTGAATGATTGAATGACTCACTCGTTAAGACAATGATTtgccaccacctactggcagttttagttttcattacattttctatatttatatCTTGTGCCTGCAGCTGATATGGGGTCTTTAACGGTTTGTTTGAAAAGGTCCtccaaattgcaaaggctgccTCTggatataataattataaacttattattattattattactactactactactactactactattactattatatatatcttttttaatatttaatatttaaatacttcaataaaaaatactttttattttacattaaaatattacaatcgtaatattttgtttcatatttttatttactaataattattattattttatatcatattgacatataaatcacaaaattaaaatgcaatttgatttttttttcccaagatCGTGAAGCGCTATTAATACCATTTAGGGccagttcacacagaatgcatttttgctgttaaaaaagtGAGATGCAGGTCTAGAGCGTTTTTCATTGAAAAATAGTGTATAAGTagtgcagtggaatggaaaaacgtgttctgtgtgaacggccccttacaATGACAACTAAAATACAGTGTGTTTACCCAAATTTCCAGAGTTGTACCTTGGCAAGGAAGGTTCCAGTGATGAAGATCTCCATCACCATTGTGATGACAAGCTGGACAATAAGCAGGATGATAGCAAGTGGACATTCCTCAGTGATGCAGCGAAAGCCGTAACCGATCGTAGTTTGCGATTCCAGGGAGAAAAGGAACGCTCCCGTCAGAGTTTGGACTTGCATCACACATGGCGTGTGGTTGGATGGAGGGTCAAACTCTGGTGAGGAAGGACAAGACCCCGAAATAGCAGCGTTGCAATAtcatatgaatatttatgtaaataaaatgtagttaaattCCACATGTGATTTAAGGCACAGTTGAAGAGCATTCTCACCTAGCAAATCTCCATGCACAAGTGCCACCAAGTACCACAGCACTCCAAAAACAAACCAGGTGCCAGCAAAGGTGGCGGAAAAGAGGAAAAGCTTGTAGCGCCACTGCATGTCCAAGAAGGTCGTCCATAGGTCACGCAGGTAAAGCGTCCCTCGGCCAGTGACGTGTTCGATGCGTACATTGCTCCGCCCATCTTTAGATAGCACCCGTCGACGACGTCTCAATGCCGCAGGTCCGTTTCCTGGTGAAGCCCCGCCTGCTCCGCCCAGGAGTGGCTTTAGAACATCTGTCTGTGTCTGGGAGTGGCAGACCTTCTGTGGGGAGGGGCTACGGGAAGAAGGGGGCGTGGCTGAGGTCATAGCTAGGACGGAAGAGAGAAAAACTTTAAAGTGTGCATGTTCACTGATCATGGTAAATTAAAAATCACTAAATAGTTTATTTATAACAGATCAAATATGTCTGAGTATAAAAGtttacaaaataactttatacaTATAGCTAATATTGATTTATGGTAATGAAGCCATAATCTTTGCTGTATTTCTGAGGTTTTTAAAACTCTTCTAAGTTCTAAgacattaataaatcatttctGCACCAAAACTTGATCATTGATTTAGTTGTTTGTGTTCAACAAGCACAGGTGACAAGGCTTTTTTCATCTAAAACTCTAGATAAAATATTGCTAAAGCGTACAGACAGTAATTATCAATTATGCAAGTAACATGTTTTTCTGCGACAAACACTTTCTCTCATTTTTTCTGGGCAGCATTGCATGTTATCAGATTGGACTCATACAAGCCACAGTAGGTTACAGAAACTACTTGTATCGTGTTACTCTGACATAAAAAAGTAGttctttttaacaaaataagtgATCCAGCAGCAGTTTGGCTTCCCTGTGAGAAACCTGTCACCTTATCGCCTTCTGCAAAAACTAGGTCGTCTCGTATCATTATAGAAGAAATGGCACATGGGAAGAGAGAGGGCTCTATCTCTATCTGAAAGACGTGCATCATCCAAGTAAAGAGAGCCACATTAGGGACACATTAGCGACTCTCAGCAGTATTTAAAAAACGACTTCTTTAAGCGCTGAAACGGGCAAAGTAGGTTTCTCAGCGATCTTTATCATGGACACGTGAGCGCATCCTTCTCTCCTGAGGTTTATGTATGCCAGGAAGGGGTACAGGGCCGGGTTTGGGGGGCCGACCCTGGTGGTCCGTTACTCTTTCTTGAATCTACATTCAAACTCTGCAGCTGCCCAAGCACATTAAATGCCCCTCATTCACACAGTGGAAGCAGCTGCCCTTTCTCATTTAAAGGCTAGTCGTCAACGCTGACCAACTCACATGTCGTGCTCGGTTGGCCCGGGTGAGCGGTGAAAAGGGTGACTTATTCAACATCCAAAAACACAAAACCGCAGGAAGGAATCAGGAGATGAAAAGAACACCACAATGTTTTCCATATTCCATGCATTCCTCTGTTACACTGAGGATGACGTTTCCCAACCTTTCACTTTTATAAACTTTGTTTCAAGGTAGATGCTGCTTGGATAGTTTTTCCAGTTACCGGTTCACTCACTTTTTCTACGGCTTTAGCTCAAACGTTTTGTGTATGCAAGCCACACATTATATATGTTGTTAATCTCAATTTTCCCTGGAATAAAGCTTCACAATACTGTCATACACTATTCAAGAACCAATACAGTCTGGAGTCATGGGAGTAACTAAccacaaacattttcttttccCTAATTCTTTAGAAATACATCTGCGGTGACctcaaaagtatttggacacttaaaggattagttcacttcagaaataaaatttccagataatttactcaccccaatgtcatccaagatgtttatgtctttctttcttcagtcgaaaagaaattaaggtctTTGAGGATTTctctaggatttttctccatatagtggacttcagtggggttcaacgggttgaaggtccgaattgtagtttcagtgcagcttcaaagggctctacacaatcctagcaaaggaataagggtcttatctagtgaaacgattggtaattttctaaaaaaaaaaaaaatgtatatctttttttttaaccacaaatgcttgtcttgcactagctctgcgatgcgccacgcatgacataatcacgttggaaaggtcacgcgtgacgtaggtggaagtaccgatccagtgtctacaaagcaaatgtgcaaagactaagtcaaatgccctttacaaaaaaggtaaaacaatgatgtcggactattttgaagttggaggagaaaatgagatggagtttttcaccctaccgccatacttctgcctacgtcacacgtgacctttccaacgtgattacgtaatgcgtggcacattgcagagctagtgcaagatgagcatttaaggttaaaaagtatatacatttttatttttttttagaaattgaccaatcgtttctctagataagacccttattcctcgtctgggatcgtgtagagctctttaagctgcactgaaactgcaatttggatcttcaacctgctggtaactgttgaagtccactatatggagaaaaatcctggaatgttttcctcaataaccttcatttctttttgattaaataaagacATAGgctaaacatcttggatgacatgggggtgagtaaattttaattctgaagtgaactaatcctttaagcaatTCTATAAAACAAGAAACCTTTTTGACTTCTTTAAATACTTATGAGATTTtagattaatatttaaataatttaacaacacatttgcatCTTCACGGTTCTCTGATGTCAATTAattgtcacatgacatgcaggtaagaaataaaatatttcatcttttttagtaagtgtaaaagggcataataggtcctctttaatttTG
It encodes the following:
- the kcnj10a gene encoding ATP-sensitive inward rectifier potassium channel 10: MTSATPPSSRSPSPQKVCHSQTQTDVLKPLLGGAGGASPGNGPAALRRRRRVLSKDGRSNVRIEHVTGRGTLYLRDLWTTFLDMQWRYKLFLFSATFAGTWFVFGVLWYLVALVHGDLLEFDPPSNHTPCVMQVQTLTGAFLFSLESQTTIGYGFRCITEECPLAIILLIVQLVITMVMEIFITGTFLAKVARPKKRGETVKFSQHAVVSNHEGRPCLMIRVANMRKSLLLGCQVTGKLLQTSLTKEGETVRLDQRNVAFQVDTSTDSPFLILPLTFYHIIDDNSPLRAWAAKGGGWTDPELADFELLVIMSATVEPTSATCQVRTSYLPDEILWGYEFPPVVSLSPSGKYVADFAFFDKVAKTKTPPLFKQSPPPNTQSPQGHQGNGSGDQGADMEKMRLEESYREERGRDRGRARDQLSVRISNV